In one window of Acanthochromis polyacanthus isolate Apoly-LR-REF ecotype Palm Island chromosome 8, KAUST_Apoly_ChrSc, whole genome shotgun sequence DNA:
- the LOC127534985 gene encoding uncharacterized protein LOC127534985, with protein MFYRLLMEVSAGRRIYSREELFSLRQNKSGLQHPIPVDILRCFRGCCAGAKVKARKWRHKPFLPSVIMGNVNSLPNKSDELETMVKTDKTYRECSLLCFTETWLNQNNSDSTVDLPGFTLIRSDRDAKASGKTKGGGLALFVNQRWCNSSHITVKEKLGCPDVELAVGLRPYYVPREFSHIITILVYIPPKATDMVPCDVLHDTAARIQTQHPEALVIISGDFNHVSLSSHLTGFTQFVNCPTRENKTPDLLMLMSNKLTRATALPPLGRSDHNLVYLQTCYKPCVLRQPATEVQIRKWTPQASEALRDCFESTDWNVLLETDEDSMNTDRQVDCFTEYINFCRDTVIPAKTVHCFPNNKPWITNDIKAILNQKKQAFRDGDKERLKEVQHELKRRLKVAKMEYKKKIERKFQYSNIRDVWRRINTISGHNNKKRREQIVGDVERADELNLFFNRFDTVDTPTSTATPPSSPQHMEISTIAPPSSPPSPTRLHSCSHFRSSTISVTETGVMGASETLLWEGSWPRWCLSKTA; from the coding sequence atgttttatcgACTGCTGATGGAGGTTTCTGCTGGGAGAAGAATCTATTCAAGAGAGGAGCTTTTTTCATTGAGACAGAACAAATCTGGACTGCAACATCCAATTCCAGTGGACATCTTGAGGTGTTTTCGTGGTTGCTGTGCTGGTGCAAAGGTGAAGGCTAGGAAATGGAGACACAAGCCCTTTCTTCCATCAGTCATCATGGGAAACGTGAACTCTTTGCCAAACAAAAGTGACGAGCTGGAGACAATGGTGAAGACGGACAAAACATACCGTGAATGCAgtctcctgtgttttactgagacCTGGTTGAATCAAAACAACTCAGACTCAACAGTGGATCTACCTGGCTTTACCCTCAtaaggtcagacagagatgctAAAGCTAGTGGCAAGACGAAAGGAGGAggtctggctttatttgttaaccagAGATGGTGCAACTCCTCACACATAACGGTTAAGGAGAAGTTGGGTTGTCCAGATGTTGAGTTGGCAGTTGGACTTCGACCATATTATGTCCcaagggagttcagtcacatcataacaatacttgtatacattccacccaaagcaactgacatggttccatgtgatgtgttgcatgatactgctgctaggatacagactcaacatcctgaggcacttgtaataatatcaggagatttcaatcatgtcagcctctcctctcaccttactggatttacacagtttgttaactgccctaccagagagaataaaaccccAGACCTGCTTATGCTAATGTCAAATAAGCTTACaagagctactgccttaccaccactgggcaggtcagatcataacctGGTTTAcctgcagacctgttacaaaccttgtgtgctgagacagcctgcaactgaagtccaaatcagaaaatggactcctcaagctagtgaagctctaagggactgctttgaatcaacagactggaatgtgctcctggaaacagatgaggacagtatgaacactgacagacaggttgattgttttactgaatacatcaacttctgtagagacacagtcatacctgcaaagactgttcactgtttccccaataacaaaccatggatcacaaacgacataaaggcaatcctcaaccagaaaaaacaagcttttagagatggtgacaaagaacggctcaaagaagtgcagcatgagttgaagaggagactgaaagtggcaaagatggaatacaaaaagaagatagaGAGGAAGTTTCAATACAGTAACATCCGTGATGTGTGGAGAAGAATCAataccatctctggacacaacaataaaaagaggagggagcaaatagtgggtgatgtagaaagagctgacgaactcaacttgttcttcaacagatttgacactgtggacacacctacttccactgctactcctccttcttctcctcaacatatggaaatctccactatagctcctccttcttctcctccatctcctacACGTCTCCACAGTTGCAGCCACTTCCGTTCCAGCACCatctctgtcacagagacaggggtgatgggagcttcagagactttgctctgggaaggcagctggcccagatggtgtctgtccaagactgcttaa